The window GCTGCTTGGGCTTGGGACTGGTTGATGTCTATTGACCCTCACTGGTATTCTACAATGTATATCTGGTATTCAATGGTTAGCTGCCTTTCAAGTGGTATTGCTGTAATCATTTTATTAAGTGTTTATCTTAAGAAAAATGGTTTCTTACCACAGTTCAATGACAACCACTTACACGATTTAGGAGTTTTCCTTTTCGCTACAAGTATGCTTTGGACATATACATGGTTCGCTCAGTTCATGCTTTACTGGTATGCAAACGTTCCTGAAGAGGTTAATTACTTCTTCGGTAGATTCCAGCACTATGGTACTACATTCTTACCAATGCTAATCATCAACTTCTTATTACCACTATTGGTATTAGTAAGTAGCAGCATTAAGAGAAACTACAAAGTAGTTACCACAATGGCAGTAGTAGTTATCTTAGGTCACCTTTTAGATTACTTCAACATGGTAATGCCGGGAACGGTAGGACCATTCTGGAACACTCCTGAAGTATTCTTATTAATCTTAGGAGCAGTTTTATTCGTAGCTGGACTATTTATGTTTACTGTACTTTCAGCTTTATCTAAACTGAAGTTGATTCCTACAGGAAACCCATACTTACACGAATCTGAAATTTATGAATATCCTTTCTAAGGACTCCATAAAATAAACTATAAAAGACTGATTGTTAAAACAATCAGTCTTTTTTTTACATTCACTTATAACCATTACTTTTAAGACAATGTGATGACAATAACAAATCAAAAAATAAAATCTACTATTAATAAAGGTTTTAGTAAATTTGCAACAAACCAAATAAAAATGAAAAAGTTTTCTTTTCTACTTGTTTTCAGTCTGTTGCTTTTTACAGCATGTAAGAAAGATCATGTAGATGCTACGAATACTAAAACGCTGCAGTCAAGTATCAATGATATGACTTCCAGCCTACCTACCATTAAACAGATTAAGTTTAATGAAGCTCTTTATATACTTAAAACATTTGGCGTGGAAGCTGATGGGGATGTGAATGAGCTAAAAGCTCTTGGAAAACTGATTAACGGGAAAAAAGTTCCTGAGATCATGACCTTAGCTGATGAAGTTGCACAAAAAAACGGAATCGAATGGGCCAGTACTAACCCACCTTCATTAGGTGAAATGAATATCTTCGGTGATGATAAAGCCAAAGAAAGTGACCCTAATGATGTAAAAGCAGGAGCATTGTCAATTGTTACAAGACCAACAGGAGATGACGGAAACGGATCTCCAACAGCTATTCAGATCGTTCCAAGATTAGTAGATGCTGCAGGAAACCCTGTATCATTTACAGGAGCAGGTTTGGAGGCTACCTTAGAAGTTTTCAGTAATGGAGTAAGACTTTCTACTGCTAAAAACCTGATGCAGGATAATAACTTTAAGGGATTCAACCTTAAATTCTCCTCTATCCCGGCTTCAAAAGTAGTAGATAACAAAATCGATATCACAGTTTCTGTAAAAACAACGGCAAAGACATTCAAAATGTCTAAAATCGGATTGGATGTAAATGCAGCAGCCTTGAAAGTTCCTGCTGTTCCAAAAACTGATACAACCGCTGTTCCACAACAACCAAGTGCTGTAGTAGATCCTAATAATCCGGCAACCACTACTCCAACTCCAACTACAGAACCTGGTACAGCAACTCCGACAGCTCCGGCATCACCTAAGCAGCCCACTGCGGATCCCAAAAATACAGTTAGTAAATTCCTGAGCAGTGTAGGTTCTCAAAACCTTAAAGCAGCTTATGATGCTTCCAATAACCCAAGCTGGGGAAGCTATGAGTCTTTCTCCAATCCTAATTCAGGTTTTGGGGCTGTAAAGAATGTAAGCGTAAAAAATATTACCACCAGTGCATCTAATCCAAATGGAGCGAGTGTAAATGCTACTTATGATGTAACGGATAAAAACGGAAAGACAACCTCATTAAAGGTAACTTTCGGACTTAAAAATGTAAATGGAGACTGGAAAATTTCCAGCTATAAAATCAACCCATAAATGGCTTCATCAGAACTTATCAAAAGACTAGAAGAAACAATTGAAAATATTCCGGACTTTCCTATTCCAGG of the Chryseobacterium capnotolerans genome contains:
- a CDS encoding NTF2-like N-terminal transpeptidase translates to MKKFSFLLVFSLLLFTACKKDHVDATNTKTLQSSINDMTSSLPTIKQIKFNEALYILKTFGVEADGDVNELKALGKLINGKKVPEIMTLADEVAQKNGIEWASTNPPSLGEMNIFGDDKAKESDPNDVKAGALSIVTRPTGDDGNGSPTAIQIVPRLVDAAGNPVSFTGAGLEATLEVFSNGVRLSTAKNLMQDNNFKGFNLKFSSIPASKVVDNKIDITVSVKTTAKTFKMSKIGLDVNAAALKVPAVPKTDTTAVPQQPSAVVDPNNPATTTPTPTTEPGTATPTAPASPKQPTADPKNTVSKFLSSVGSQNLKAAYDASNNPSWGSYESFSNPNSGFGAVKNVSVKNITTSASNPNGASVNATYDVTDKNGKTTSLKVTFGLKNVNGDWKISSYKINP